From a single Azospirillum fermentarium genomic region:
- a CDS encoding HRDC domain-containing protein, which produces MTLEIKTFSIPDDQPDGAQADLAAFLRTVEVSRIDTAYAPGAWRVLVLYQDLRRKEESQQIEASIAAALGLWRDRTATTEDLSRDAVLPDDLLQEIARFAPTTGHELSIILGTRSSDFDARAPEIVQVVRTTLEELID; this is translated from the coding sequence ATGACCCTGGAAATCAAGACCTTCTCCATTCCCGACGACCAGCCCGACGGGGCGCAGGCGGACTTGGCCGCGTTCCTGCGGACGGTGGAGGTGTCACGGATCGACACCGCCTACGCGCCCGGCGCGTGGCGGGTTCTGGTGCTGTATCAGGATCTGCGCCGCAAGGAGGAATCCCAGCAGATCGAGGCGTCGATCGCCGCCGCGCTGGGCCTGTGGCGCGACCGCACGGCCACGACGGAAGACTTGAGCCGCGATGCCGTGCTGCCCGACGATCTGCTGCAGGAAATCGCCCGCTTCGCCCCCACCACGGGGCACGAGCTGTCGATCATCCTCGGCACCCGCAGCAGCGATTTCGACGCCCGTGCGCCGGAGATCGTGCAGGTGGTCCGCACCACGCTGGAAGAGCTGATTGATTAG
- a CDS encoding STAS domain-containing protein has translation MDYRVSKNAEAPDTTVVYLSGRMTFADHETFRGVIAAFDGPAGQRMIFDLSELAFIDSSGLGMFIIARDTAQKRGLEFSIRAARDEVKRLITVAKFHRMFDITD, from the coding sequence ATGGATTACCGGGTCAGCAAGAACGCCGAGGCACCCGATACCACGGTCGTCTATCTGTCGGGGCGCATGACCTTCGCCGACCACGAGACATTCCGCGGCGTCATCGCCGCCTTCGACGGACCGGCGGGGCAGCGGATGATCTTCGATCTGTCGGAGCTGGCGTTCATCGACTCCTCCGGCCTGGGCATGTTCATCATCGCCCGCGACACCGCGCAGAAGCGCGGCCTGGAGTTTTCCATCCGCGCGGCGCGGGACGAGGTGAAGCGGCTGATCACCGTCGCCAAGTTCCACCGCATGTTCGACATCACCGACTGA
- a CDS encoding PP2C family protein-serine/threonine phosphatase: MPVSASHSLYGLDPGIPLHGQRVLIVDDNTFNRRTLTRFLTWAGIRRVDAVTETDEIMAALETVNPDMVVIDCDMAGLDGIALCRRLRDDRRWRDLPVVMQTGLPSDQFRAVCFQAGATDIIGKPVNPGECIARVRYHLERRQLIHELRGFRERVERELMQARDMQLALVPETAHVAAVGERHAMWIDAAFRSSDEIGGDFWSLFELDGERLAVFVADFSGHGITAAINAFRLHTLLLRLAPTDMADPAALLTLLNQRLKEILPVGQFATAFYGIIDRATGLLTYSAAGAPNPILGTGGGFRPLDASGFLLGAFYEAAFENHVVPFSRGESLFLYSDGLSEAQDMFGCMMGEDGLLNLVADAARRNHARPLPCLLDTVASRYGDRLHDDLTAVWITRR; the protein is encoded by the coding sequence ATGCCCGTTTCCGCGTCCCATTCGCTGTACGGTCTTGATCCCGGCATTCCGCTGCATGGGCAGCGGGTGCTGATCGTGGACGACAACACCTTCAACCGCCGCACGCTGACCCGCTTCCTCACCTGGGCCGGCATCCGCCGCGTCGATGCGGTGACCGAAACCGACGAGATCATGGCAGCATTGGAAACGGTCAACCCCGACATGGTGGTGATCGACTGCGACATGGCGGGGCTGGACGGCATCGCGCTGTGCCGGCGCCTGCGCGACGACCGGCGGTGGCGCGACCTTCCGGTGGTGATGCAGACGGGGCTGCCGTCGGACCAGTTCCGCGCCGTGTGCTTCCAGGCCGGGGCCACCGACATCATCGGCAAGCCGGTCAACCCCGGCGAATGCATCGCGCGGGTGCGCTATCACCTGGAGCGCCGGCAGTTGATCCACGAGTTGCGCGGCTTCCGCGAACGGGTGGAGCGCGAACTGATGCAGGCCCGCGACATGCAGCTTGCCCTGGTTCCCGAAACCGCCCATGTGGCGGCGGTGGGCGAACGGCACGCCATGTGGATCGACGCGGCGTTCCGCTCGTCGGACGAGATCGGCGGCGATTTCTGGTCGCTGTTCGAACTGGACGGCGAGCGGCTGGCGGTGTTCGTCGCCGATTTCTCCGGCCACGGCATCACCGCGGCCATCAACGCCTTTCGCCTGCACACGCTGCTGCTGCGCCTGGCCCCCACGGATATGGCCGATCCCGCCGCCCTGCTGACGCTGCTGAACCAGCGGCTGAAGGAGATCCTGCCGGTGGGGCAGTTCGCCACCGCCTTTTACGGCATCATCGACCGGGCCACGGGCCTGCTGACCTATTCCGCCGCCGGGGCGCCCAACCCCATTCTCGGGACCGGCGGCGGTTTCCGGCCGCTGGATGCCAGCGGTTTCCTGCTGGGCGCCTTTTACGAGGCGGCGTTCGAGAATCACGTGGTGCCGTTCAGCCGCGGCGAGAGCCTGTTCCTCTACAGCGACGGCCTGAGCGAGGCGCAGGACATGTTCGGCTGCATGATGGGGGAGGATGGCCTGCTGAACCTTGTGGCCGACGCCGCTCGCCGCAACCACGCCCGCCCCTTGCCCTGTCTGCTGGACACCGTGGCCTCCCGCTACGGCGACCGGCTGCACGACGACCTGACGGCGGTGTGGATCACCCGCCGCTGA
- a CDS encoding ferritin-like domain-containing protein, producing the protein MNDIAEFLAHAVALEQEAAERYADLAESMKTYGNRDVAGFFSKMAEYSRMHLAEARSRTAYRDIPVLTPEQYRWPEGDSPEAASMEASHYLMTTDYALELALEGERRSQAFYADIARDTADPEVRMMAEEFAAEEADHVKQLEIWAARYAKQG; encoded by the coding sequence ATGAACGATATCGCCGAGTTTCTCGCCCACGCCGTCGCCCTGGAACAGGAAGCCGCGGAGCGTTACGCCGATCTGGCCGAGTCGATGAAGACCTACGGCAACCGCGACGTGGCCGGCTTCTTCTCCAAGATGGCCGAATATTCGCGGATGCATCTGGCCGAAGCGCGCAGCCGCACCGCCTACCGCGACATCCCCGTGCTGACGCCCGAGCAGTACCGCTGGCCCGAGGGTGACAGCCCCGAAGCGGCGTCGATGGAAGCGTCCCATTACCTGATGACCACCGACTACGCCCTGGAACTGGCGCTGGAGGGGGAACGGCGCAGCCAGGCTTTCTACGCCGACATCGCCCGCGACACCGCCGACCCCGAGGTCCGCATGATGGCCGAGGAATTCGCCGCGGAAGAGGCCGACCACGTGAAGCAGCTTGAGATCTGGGCCGCCCGCTACGCCAAGCAGGGCTGA
- the hrpB gene encoding ATP-dependent helicase HrpB — MSHLPIDNILPSLAFALEERGMAVLQAPPGAGKTTKVPLALLDAPWLAGRKIIVLEPRRLAARAAARRMAAMLGEEVGGTVGYRVRLDTRVGPKTRIEVVTDGLFLRQLQEDPEIPGIGAVLFDEFHERGIDSDLALALCLESRGALRDDLRLVVMSATLDGAPVARLLGDAPTVTSEGRAYPVENRHLDAPPAGGRIDDAVVGAVRRALAEESGSLLVFLPGAGEIRRVQTALDGSVGPGVEIAPLYGDLTAEAQDRAISPARPGVRKVVLATSIAETSLTIEGIRVVVDSGLMRVPRFDPRSGMTRLVTVKVSQASAEQRRGRAGRLEPGVCYRLWPEAAHRALAPFTAPEILDTDLAPLALELAAWGAGDPAGLAWLDPPPAAALAQARELLNELGALDAAGGITPHGRRMAAFGVHPRLAHMMLKAKEMGLGGLACQVAALLGERDILRAQPGFQDSDLRLRVEVLRGLERGQKGVGAGRGLSVERGGAQQASKLARQWQRQLRVPGDEGAVGSTGLVVALAYPDRIARRRGGGGGAGGQAAQYRLSNGRGAFFAAPEPLSAEDWLAVADLDGAAREARIFLAAPVTQAEIEDLFADAVRTETEVAWDAREQLVQARRRRMLFALTLKEERLQTPPPGTVAAAMAEGVRQMGLSCLPWTDGLRAWQARVSFLRRIEGEEWPDVSDAALLATLDDWLLPFLDGIGRRAHLERIDLASALRGLLPWAMQKRLDAEAPTHVEVPSGSRVPIAYDGEEPVLAVRLQEMFGLAETPRIAGGRVPLLLHLLSPARRPVQVTRDLASFWANAYRAVKADLKGQYPKHYWPDNPLEAEPTARAKPRR, encoded by the coding sequence GTGAGCCATCTGCCTATTGACAATATACTTCCATCGCTGGCATTCGCCCTGGAGGAGCGCGGAATGGCGGTGCTTCAGGCGCCGCCGGGCGCGGGTAAGACGACAAAGGTGCCGCTGGCGCTTCTGGATGCGCCGTGGCTGGCGGGCCGCAAGATCATCGTGCTGGAACCGCGCCGGCTGGCGGCACGCGCCGCGGCACGCCGCATGGCTGCCATGCTGGGGGAAGAGGTGGGCGGCACCGTCGGCTACCGTGTCCGGCTCGACACCCGTGTGGGGCCGAAGACGAGGATCGAGGTGGTGACCGACGGCCTGTTCCTGCGCCAGCTTCAGGAGGATCCCGAAATCCCCGGCATCGGTGCCGTGCTGTTCGACGAATTCCACGAACGCGGCATCGACAGCGATCTGGCCCTGGCGCTGTGCCTGGAATCCCGCGGGGCGCTGCGCGACGACCTGCGGCTGGTGGTGATGTCGGCGACCCTGGACGGCGCGCCCGTGGCCCGGCTGCTGGGCGATGCGCCGACCGTGACCAGCGAGGGGCGGGCGTATCCCGTGGAAAACCGCCATCTGGACGCCCCGCCGGCGGGCGGGCGCATCGACGATGCGGTGGTGGGCGCCGTCCGGCGCGCGCTGGCCGAGGAAAGCGGCAGCCTGCTGGTGTTCCTGCCCGGTGCCGGGGAGATCCGGCGGGTGCAGACGGCGCTGGACGGCAGCGTCGGGCCGGGGGTGGAGATCGCGCCGCTCTACGGCGACCTGACCGCCGAGGCCCAGGACCGCGCCATTTCCCCGGCCCGGCCCGGCGTGCGCAAGGTGGTGCTGGCGACATCCATCGCCGAAACCAGCCTGACCATCGAGGGCATCCGGGTGGTGGTGGACAGCGGGCTGATGCGGGTGCCGCGCTTCGACCCGCGCAGCGGCATGACCCGGCTGGTGACGGTGAAGGTGTCGCAGGCATCCGCCGAGCAGCGCCGGGGCCGCGCTGGGCGCCTGGAACCCGGCGTGTGCTACCGCCTGTGGCCGGAAGCGGCGCACCGGGCGCTGGCGCCCTTCACCGCACCGGAGATTTTGGACACCGACCTTGCCCCCCTGGCGCTGGAACTGGCGGCGTGGGGGGCCGGCGACCCGGCGGGGCTGGCGTGGCTGGACCCGCCGCCCGCCGCGGCCCTGGCCCAGGCGCGCGAACTGCTGAACGAACTGGGCGCTCTGGACGCCGCCGGGGGCATCACCCCCCACGGGCGGCGCATGGCGGCGTTCGGCGTGCACCCGCGGCTGGCCCACATGATGCTGAAGGCGAAGGAGATGGGGCTGGGCGGTCTGGCCTGTCAGGTGGCGGCCCTGCTGGGCGAGCGCGACATCCTGCGCGCCCAGCCGGGCTTTCAGGACAGCGACCTGCGCCTGCGGGTGGAGGTGCTGCGGGGGCTGGAGCGCGGGCAAAAGGGCGTCGGTGCCGGGCGCGGCCTGTCGGTGGAGCGGGGCGGGGCGCAGCAGGCGTCCAAGCTGGCCCGCCAGTGGCAGCGGCAGTTGCGGGTGCCGGGGGACGAGGGCGCCGTCGGCTCCACCGGACTGGTGGTGGCGCTGGCCTACCCCGACCGCATCGCCCGGCGCCGTGGCGGCGGGGGCGGGGCCGGCGGGCAGGCGGCGCAATACCGCCTGTCCAACGGGCGCGGCGCCTTCTTCGCCGCCCCTGAACCGCTGTCGGCGGAAGACTGGCTGGCGGTGGCCGATCTCGACGGTGCCGCGCGGGAGGCGCGCATCTTCCTGGCCGCCCCCGTCACCCAGGCCGAGATCGAAGACCTGTTCGCCGACGCCGTGCGCACCGAGACTGAGGTGGCGTGGGACGCGCGCGAGCAGCTTGTGCAGGCCCGCCGCCGCCGGATGCTGTTCGCCCTGACGCTGAAGGAGGAACGGCTGCAAACCCCGCCCCCCGGCACCGTGGCCGCCGCCATGGCCGAGGGGGTGCGGCAGATGGGGCTGTCCTGCCTGCCGTGGACCGACGGCCTGCGGGCGTGGCAGGCCCGCGTGTCCTTCCTGCGCCGCATCGAGGGGGAGGAGTGGCCCGACGTGTCCGACGCCGCCCTGCTGGCGACGCTGGACGATTGGCTGCTGCCGTTCCTGGACGGCATCGGCCGCCGGGCGCATCTGGAGCGCATCGACCTGGCATCCGCCCTGCGCGGGCTGCTGCCGTGGGCCATGCAGAAGCGGCTGGACGCGGAGGCGCCGACCCATGTGGAAGTGCCCTCCGGCTCCCGCGTGCCCATCGCCTATGACGGGGAGGAGCCGGTGCTGGCGGTGCGGCTGCAGGAGATGTTCGGACTGGCCGAGACGCCGCGCATCGCCGGGGGGCGGGTGCCGCTGCTGCTGCACCTGCTGTCGCCGGCCCGCCGCCCGGTGCAGGTGACCCGCGACCTTGCCAGCTTCTGGGCCAATGCCTACCGCGCGGTGAAGGCGGACCTGAAGGGGCAGTACCCCAAGCACTATTGGCCCGACAACCCGCTGGAGGCCGAACCCACGGCGCGGGCCAAGCCGCGGCGGTAA
- the nifA gene encoding nif-specific transcriptional activator NifA: MPASSRQGTSNLELLAIYEVSKILGSSLDLQQTLREVLRLLSYQLQMHRGRVFLVGEDNALRLVAANGMSQEAAAQIELNESEGIIGRILKTGMPAVVPNLAEEPLFLNRTGREDLDEQVASLVGVPIKVAGTVIGVLTIDRISDDGPTTHFGTDVRFLTMVANLIGQMVRLHRTVAEERRFMMRETFRVQKEVRAPQPITEVVCTSPNMMEVLAQVHRVAPFKSTVLIRGESGTGKELIARAIHNLSPRKDGPFIRVNCAALPESLLESELFGHEKGAFTGAQKDHKGRFELASGGTLFLDEIGDISSNFQAKLLRVLQEQEFERVGGSKTIKTDVRLICATNVNLEEAVGHGKFRADLYFRINVVSIFLPPLRERRGDIAPLARHFVAKFGRDNGMALTLSDDAQNVLDRCTWPGNVRELENCIERAATQSRDGTIRAADLSCSMNLCNSSVLFQYRTMGSAVGGLAPAATGIAGQGVPVSPAMPKPVSAPLPAPAVAAPAMPSPLPAAASAGMPNGMPPGMPGMTVPAAATACASCAAAPVAGRSCAVGATVVPAPVVMPAAPVLASPAAPPVHAPASAAVAVNGGADDLGDAFLDDPDGGSLRDRLIWAMDRTGWVQAKAARLLGMTTRQVSYALRKYNIEIKRF, encoded by the coding sequence ATGCCTGCATCCTCGCGTCAGGGCACGTCCAATCTGGAGTTGCTGGCGATCTATGAAGTCAGCAAGATCCTGGGATCGTCGCTGGACCTGCAGCAGACCTTGCGGGAGGTGCTGCGGCTTCTCTCATACCAGCTTCAGATGCACCGGGGCCGCGTGTTCCTGGTGGGCGAGGACAACGCGCTGCGGCTGGTCGCCGCCAACGGCATGTCGCAGGAAGCGGCGGCCCAGATCGAATTGAACGAGAGCGAGGGCATCATCGGCCGCATCCTGAAGACCGGGATGCCCGCCGTCGTGCCCAACCTGGCCGAGGAGCCGCTGTTCCTCAACCGCACGGGGCGGGAGGATCTGGACGAACAGGTGGCGTCGCTGGTGGGCGTGCCGATCAAGGTGGCCGGCACCGTCATCGGCGTGCTGACCATCGACCGCATCAGCGACGACGGCCCCACCACCCATTTCGGCACCGACGTGCGGTTCCTGACCATGGTGGCGAACCTGATCGGCCAAATGGTGCGGCTGCACCGCACGGTGGCCGAGGAACGCCGCTTCATGATGCGGGAAACCTTCCGCGTGCAAAAGGAAGTGCGCGCGCCCCAGCCGATCACCGAGGTGGTGTGCACCAGCCCCAACATGATGGAGGTGCTGGCCCAGGTCCACCGGGTGGCCCCCTTCAAGTCCACCGTGCTGATCCGCGGCGAGAGCGGCACCGGCAAGGAGCTGATCGCGCGCGCCATCCACAACCTCAGCCCCCGCAAGGACGGCCCCTTCATCCGCGTGAACTGCGCGGCACTGCCGGAATCGCTGCTGGAATCGGAACTGTTCGGCCATGAGAAGGGCGCCTTCACCGGCGCGCAGAAGGACCACAAGGGCCGGTTCGAGCTGGCCAGCGGCGGCACCCTGTTCCTGGACGAAATCGGCGACATCTCGTCCAACTTCCAGGCCAAGCTGCTGCGCGTGCTCCAGGAGCAGGAGTTCGAGCGGGTCGGCGGGTCCAAGACCATCAAGACCGACGTGCGCCTGATCTGCGCCACCAACGTCAATCTGGAAGAGGCGGTGGGCCACGGCAAATTCCGCGCCGACCTTTATTTCCGCATCAACGTGGTCAGCATCTTCCTGCCCCCCTTGCGCGAACGGCGCGGCGACATCGCACCTCTGGCCCGGCATTTCGTCGCCAAGTTCGGGCGCGACAACGGCATGGCGCTGACGCTCTCCGACGACGCCCAGAACGTGCTGGACCGCTGCACGTGGCCCGGCAACGTGCGCGAGCTTGAGAACTGCATCGAGCGGGCCGCGACCCAGAGCCGGGACGGCACCATCCGTGCCGCCGATCTGTCGTGCAGCATGAACCTGTGCAATTCGTCGGTGCTGTTCCAGTACCGCACCATGGGATCGGCGGTGGGCGGCCTGGCCCCGGCGGCCACCGGCATCGCCGGCCAGGGCGTGCCCGTGTCCCCGGCCATGCCCAAGCCGGTTTCCGCCCCCCTGCCCGCCCCTGCCGTGGCGGCCCCGGCCATGCCCAGCCCCCTGCCGGCGGCGGCGTCCGCCGGGATGCCGAACGGAATGCCCCCCGGAATGCCGGGCATGACGGTGCCGGCGGCGGCCACGGCGTGCGCCTCGTGCGCGGCGGCCCCGGTGGCGGGCCGAAGCTGTGCGGTGGGCGCCACGGTGGTTCCGGCCCCGGTGGTGATGCCGGCGGCCCCGGTGCTGGCATCCCCTGCGGCCCCGCCCGTCCACGCCCCGGCCTCCGCCGCCGTGGCGGTGAACGGCGGCGCCGACGATCTGGGCGATGCGTTCCTGGACGATCCCGACGGCGGCAGCCTGCGCGACCGGCTGATCTGGGCCATGGACCGCACCGGCTGGGTCCAGGCCAAGGCCGCCCGCCTGCTGGGCATGACCACCCGTCAGGTGAGCTACGCCCTGCGCAAGTACAACATCGAGATCAAGCGGTTCTGA
- a CDS encoding TetR/AcrR family transcriptional regulator: protein MAATPPPRWRRRKEARPQEIHEAALAVFAERGFAAASMEQVAARAGISKGTLYLYFSSKEELFKAVVRTAIVPALEAAEEEAAHDVPAMAILERLLAGIAARLVAGPAGVIPKLMIAESGNFPELARFYRDEVIRRALALLARVLEQGVARGEFRPLDAAATAPLLVAPLLMAALWRHSFAALDGADHQPALEPAALMRTHLDHLRYALAAEGRGA, encoded by the coding sequence ATGGCCGCAACACCCCCGCCCCGCTGGCGCCGCCGGAAAGAGGCGCGGCCCCAGGAAATCCACGAGGCGGCCCTGGCGGTCTTCGCCGAACGGGGCTTCGCCGCCGCGTCCATGGAGCAGGTCGCCGCCCGCGCCGGCATCAGCAAGGGCACGCTTTATCTGTATTTTTCCAGCAAGGAAGAGCTGTTCAAGGCCGTGGTCCGCACCGCCATCGTGCCCGCCCTGGAAGCGGCGGAGGAGGAGGCGGCCCACGACGTTCCGGCCATGGCGATTCTCGAACGGCTGCTGGCGGGCATTGCCGCCCGTCTCGTCGCCGGGCCGGCGGGGGTGATCCCGAAGCTGATGATCGCGGAAAGCGGCAACTTCCCCGAACTCGCCCGCTTCTACCGGGACGAGGTGATCCGCCGCGCCCTGGCGCTGCTGGCGCGGGTGCTGGAGCAGGGGGTGGCGCGGGGCGAGTTCCGCCCGCTGGACGCCGCGGCCACGGCCCCTTTGCTGGTGGCGCCGCTGCTGATGGCGGCCCTGTGGCGCCATTCCTTCGCGGCGCTGGACGGTGCGGACCACCAGCCGGCGCTGGAGCCGGCGGCGCTGATGCGCACCCACCTGGATCACCTGCGTTACGCCCTGGCTGCTGAAGGGAGGGGAGCATGA
- a CDS encoding HlyD family secretion protein, which yields MSGWMDAATAVFTAVLGALGLSAAPAPPVVQGYVEGEYLRIAAPVAGTLADLPVVRGQTVAAGTPLFALDLTAARAERDRLAAALAQAEAQAADLTKGKRAEDMAVIAAQKRQAEAALRYSETDLARRKALAERRVGALEEQQSAQAAYDRDRARLAEMAAQEAVAALGARPDQIAAAEQAVSMARAALAQQDRRLAEMTPAAPAAARVEDTLYNVGEWVPAGSPVVSLLPPERVKLVLFVSEPLVSRVTPGARVDVRCDGCPVGLTARIRFVASQAEYTPPVIYSLTTRAKLVFRVEAVPDTPTALAPGLPVDVRLGDGP from the coding sequence ATGAGCGGATGGATGGATGCCGCCACCGCCGTCTTTACCGCGGTTCTGGGGGCGCTGGGCCTGTCCGCCGCCCCCGCCCCGCCGGTGGTTCAGGGCTATGTGGAGGGGGAGTACCTGCGCATCGCCGCACCCGTGGCCGGCACGCTGGCGGACCTGCCCGTCGTCCGCGGCCAGACGGTGGCGGCGGGCACGCCGCTGTTCGCGCTGGACCTGACCGCGGCGCGGGCGGAACGGGACCGGCTGGCCGCAGCCTTGGCCCAGGCGGAAGCCCAGGCCGCCGACCTGACCAAGGGCAAGCGCGCCGAGGACATGGCCGTCATCGCCGCCCAGAAGCGGCAGGCGGAAGCGGCCCTGCGCTATTCCGAAACCGACCTTGCCCGCCGCAAGGCCCTGGCCGAACGCCGTGTCGGCGCGCTGGAGGAACAGCAGTCGGCCCAGGCGGCCTATGACCGCGACCGCGCGCGGCTGGCCGAGATGGCGGCGCAGGAGGCGGTGGCGGCGCTGGGCGCTCGCCCCGACCAGATCGCCGCGGCGGAACAGGCGGTGTCCATGGCCCGCGCCGCCCTGGCGCAGCAGGACCGGCGGCTGGCCGAGATGACCCCCGCGGCCCCGGCGGCGGCACGGGTGGAGGATACGCTCTACAACGTCGGCGAATGGGTGCCCGCCGGGTCGCCGGTGGTGTCGCTGCTGCCGCCGGAGCGGGTGAAGCTGGTGCTGTTCGTGTCCGAACCGCTGGTGTCCCGCGTCACCCCCGGCGCGCGGGTGGACGTGCGCTGCGACGGCTGCCCGGTGGGGCTGACGGCGCGGATCCGCTTCGTGGCGTCCCAGGCGGAATACACCCCGCCGGTCATCTACAGCCTGACCACCCGCGCCAAGCTGGTGTTCCGGGTGGAGGCGGTGCCCGACACGCCCACGGCCCTCGCCCCCGGCCTGCCGGTGGACGTGCGGCTGGGGGACGGGCCATGA
- a CDS encoding ABC transporter ATP-binding protein, whose protein sequence is MTGGEDGPLAIDVEGLVKRFNGRTVVDGFSIRVKRGEIFGFLGPNGSGKTTTIRMLCGLLTPDAGQGTCLGLDIRRDSAAIKRQVGYMTQKFSFWEDLSIAENLDFVARVYGLPDRRRRVAGALDRLGLAGRRQQLAGELSGGWKQRLALAACILHEPRLLLLDEPTAGVDPQARREFWTEIHALAADGLTVLVSTHYMDEAERCHQIAYLAYGRRMAQGSVEAVIAGSGLVTYALSGPGVDTAAAVLAGQAGVEMVTPFGARLHVSGTDPIALKAAVEGLALPGLRVAAVEPTLEDVFIHLMRSATDNFAPS, encoded by the coding sequence ATGACCGGGGGGGAGGACGGCCCCCTGGCCATCGACGTGGAGGGGCTGGTCAAGCGCTTCAACGGGCGCACGGTGGTGGACGGCTTTTCCATCCGCGTGAAGCGGGGGGAGATCTTCGGCTTCCTCGGCCCCAACGGCAGCGGCAAGACCACCACCATCCGCATGCTCTGCGGCCTGCTGACTCCCGACGCGGGGCAGGGCACGTGCCTGGGCCTGGACATCCGCCGCGACAGCGCCGCCATCAAGCGTCAGGTCGGCTACATGACCCAGAAGTTCAGCTTCTGGGAGGATCTGTCCATCGCCGAGAACCTTGATTTCGTCGCCCGCGTCTATGGCTTGCCCGACCGGCGGCGGCGGGTGGCCGGCGCGCTCGACCGGCTGGGGCTGGCCGGGCGGCGGCAGCAGTTGGCCGGGGAGCTGTCGGGGGGGTGGAAACAGCGGCTGGCGCTGGCCGCCTGCATCCTCCACGAACCGCGCCTGCTGCTGCTGGACGAACCCACCGCCGGGGTGGACCCCCAGGCACGGCGGGAGTTCTGGACCGAGATCCACGCCCTGGCCGCCGACGGGCTGACCGTGCTGGTCAGCACCCATTACATGGACGAGGCGGAGCGCTGCCACCAGATCGCCTATCTCGCCTATGGCCGCCGCATGGCGCAGGGCAGCGTCGAGGCGGTGATCGCCGGCTCCGGCCTCGTCACCTATGCCCTGTCGGGGCCGGGGGTGGACACGGCGGCGGCGGTGCTGGCCGGGCAGGCGGGGGTCGAAATGGTCACCCCCTTCGGCGCCCGGCTGCACGTCAGCGGCACCGATCCCATAGCCCTGAAAGCCGCGGTGGAGGGGCTGGCGCTGCCGGGGCTGCGGGTGGCGGCGGTGGAGCCGACGCTGGAGGATGTGTTCATCCACCTGATGCGTTCGGCCACCGACAATTTCGCACCGTCCTGA
- a CDS encoding ABC transporter permease translates to MSTRFSFARFLAVLVKEFIQMRRDRLTFAMMIGIPVIQLVLFGYAINSDPKRLPTAVLSADGGSPFARSLVAAMVNSAYFDVRAEVSDARHLDALLTEGEVQFAVTIPAGFARALQRGERPVLLVEADATDPAATSNALSAMTVLARQALNPDLTGPLAPLRAGPDPVDLRLQRRYNPEGLTQYNVVPGLMGTILTMTMVMMTALAVTRERERGTMENLLSMPVRPFEVMLGKIVPFILVGYVQVVIIVLAARFLFGVPIVGSLALLSAVMVLFIAANLAVGFTFSTIARNQLQALQMSFFFFLPSMLLSGFMFPFRGMPGWAQALGEVLPLTHFLRIVRGILLKGSGPADIVGEMVPLLLFLAAVTMVALKRYRQTLD, encoded by the coding sequence ATGAGCACCCGGTTTTCGTTCGCGCGCTTCCTGGCGGTGCTGGTGAAGGAATTCATCCAGATGCGCCGCGACCGGCTGACCTTCGCCATGATGATCGGGATTCCGGTGATCCAGCTGGTGCTGTTCGGCTACGCCATCAATTCCGACCCCAAGCGGCTGCCCACCGCGGTGCTGAGCGCGGACGGCGGCAGCCCGTTTGCCCGCTCGCTGGTGGCGGCCATGGTCAATTCCGCCTATTTCGACGTGCGGGCGGAGGTGAGCGACGCCCGCCATCTGGACGCGCTGCTGACGGAGGGGGAGGTGCAGTTCGCCGTCACCATCCCCGCCGGCTTCGCCCGCGCGCTCCAGCGCGGCGAACGCCCGGTGCTGCTGGTGGAGGCCGACGCCACCGACCCCGCCGCCACCTCCAACGCCCTGTCGGCCATGACGGTGCTGGCGCGCCAGGCGCTGAACCCCGACCTGACCGGCCCGCTGGCCCCCTTGCGCGCCGGGCCGGACCCGGTGGACCTGCGGCTCCAGCGCCGCTACAACCCCGAGGGGCTGACTCAGTACAACGTGGTGCCCGGCCTGATGGGGACCATCCTGACCATGACCATGGTGATGATGACGGCGCTGGCCGTGACCCGCGAGCGGGAACGGGGCACCATGGAAAACCTGCTGTCCATGCCCGTCCGCCCGTTCGAGGTGATGCTGGGCAAGATCGTGCCCTTCATCCTGGTGGGCTATGTGCAGGTGGTCATCATCGTGCTGGCCGCGCGGTTCCTGTTCGGCGTGCCCATCGTGGGGTCGCTGGCGCTTTTGTCGGCGGTGATGGTGCTGTTCATCGCCGCCAATCTGGCGGTGGGCTTCACCTTTTCCACCATCGCCCGGAACCAGCTTCAGGCGCTGCAGATGTCGTTCTTCTTCTTTCTGCCGTCGATGCTGCTGTCGGGCTTCATGTTCCCGTTCCGCGGCATGCCCGGCTGGGCGCAGGCGCTGGGGGAGGTGCTGCCGCTGACCCATTTCCTGCGCATCGTCCGCGGCATCCTGCTCAAGGGTTCCGGCCCCGCCGACATCGTGGGCGAGATGGTGCCGCTGCTGCTGTTCCTGGCCGCGGTGACGATGGTGGCGCTGAAACGCTACCGCCAGACCCTGGATTGA